A single region of the Zootoca vivipara chromosome 2, rZooViv1.1, whole genome shotgun sequence genome encodes:
- the LOC132591659 gene encoding olfactory receptor 13H1-like encodes MSNMEEWGNTTEVTEFVLIGLSRNPKVRAVLFFLFLLMYLVAVAGNGLIVVLIVMDSHLHTPMYFFLSNLSLIDVCYVTTSVPQMLAHCFTDRPTIPKGRCFAQMSIALFLAVAECLLLAMMAYDRFVAICYPLRYSLIMSQKVCISLAVSLWSSSFLLTIVPFFSMQARLCGPNVVNHFKCELQAVLKLACSNTQASGVSMMITSVFTLLFPFSFVLVTYGRIGVAVLRIRSPQGRSKALSTCGSHLAVVGIFYGTMLAMYLRPQAKTFTDKEKVVAVFYGVVTPMLNPMIYSLRNRDVKGALWRAIGRKVEE; translated from the exons ATGA GTAACATGGAAGAATGGGGCAACACAACTGAAGTGACTGAGTTCGTTCTAATAGGCCTCTCCAGAAACCCCAAAGTgcgtgctgttttgttttttctcttcttGCTGATGTACCTGGTTGCTGTTGCTGGGAATGGACTTATTGTGGTGCTCATTGTGATGGATTCGCACCTCCACacacccatgtatttcttcctcagCAACCTCTCCCTCATTGATGTCTGCTATGTCACCACCTCCGTCCCACAGATGCTGGCCCACTGCTTCACAGACAGGCCCACAATCCCCAAGGGAAGATGCTTTGCACAAATGAGCATTGCTCTGTTTTTAGCAGTGGCCGAATGCCTTTTGCTAGCAATGATGGCGTATGACCGTTTTGTAGCAATATGCTACCCTCTACGTTATAGCTTAATCATGAGCCAAAAGGTGTGTATCTCTCTGGCAGTCAGCCTGTGGTCTAGCTCTTTCCTCCTGACCATTGTTCCCTTTTTCAGTATGCAGGCACGCTTGTGTGGGCCCAATGTGGTGAATCATTTCAAATGTGAGCTCCAGGCAGTGTTGAAATTGGCCTGCTCTAATACCCAAGCCAGTGGAGTCAGCATGATGATAACCAGTGTCTTCACTCTGCTGTTCCCCTTCTCCTTTGTTTTGGTGACCTATGGTCGCATTGGTGTCGCTGTTCTGCGTATCCGCTCACCACAAGGGCGTAGTAAGGCCTTGTCAACCTGTGGTTCTCATCTGGCTGTGGTGGGAATTTTCTATGGCACAATGTTGGCCATGTACCTCAGGCCTCAAGCCAAGACATTCACCGACAAGGAAAAGGTAGTGGCTGTGTTTTATGGGGTCGTCACTCCCATGCTCAATCCCATGATCTACAGCTTGAGGAACAGGGATGTGAAAGGAGCCCTGTGGAGAGCAATTGGAAGGAAAGTGGAGGAATAA